The genomic DNA ctttctccctttctctcctattttctttctatttttcttttcgtaaatgaataatcattattttgttgattaatttattaaattcaNNNNNNNNNNNNNNNNNNNNNNNNNNNNNNNNNNNNNNNNNNNNNNNNNNNNNNNNNNNNNNNNNNNNNNNNNNNNNNNNNNNNNNNNNNNNNNNNNNNNTCATTATTttgttgattaatttattaaattcatttccgTCATTGTTTTTGACAATAATCTCAGATCGacgccatttttctttttcattaattaaatcttttcgatcgattacaaatatttctctcagattctctctttctctttgttttcttttcgtaaatgaataatcattattttgttgattaatttattaaattcatttccgTCATTGTTTTTGACAACAATCTCTCATTGAcgccatttttcttcttaattaaattctgtcgatcgattaaaaaagaaaagaagaagaataaaaaaaaaaaaaaaagaaaagaaaaagaaatttatatctctCCCCGTTtgacaacaataacaaatgataataaatataacaatactaagaaataataataaatattaatcaaatataatgataataataaataataatttttttctaaggaTCATCCTatcaatcgaatataataaaacagaaGATTAAAACTATTAACCCCGATTATAAAACTAATCTAacataagatatttattaccattgatctctttatttatttatataatatctttattattcttatttaacaaatctaatattagatatttattatcatcaatctctttatttattcatttaattttttttttttttttttaataatctttttaaagttattaaaaacatttctatttatccatctctctctctctctctctctctctctctctctctctctctctctctctctctctctctctctctcattttctttctttctcgtaataacatactctatttatttctatcttatctatctatccatccatctctctctctctttctctctctcttatttatattacgatgtacatatgtatggtCAAAATCTATTAAAGTAGATCTCTTAAAAGTGGTCACTTTCTTCGTATCGTAAGAAATCGTATCGCGTGAAATGATTTGTTGTGTTATTCTTCGGCcggaaacagaaagagaaagaaggagaaacaaagagagaaagagagagacagagagagagagagaaagagagagagagagatatctagTTAGCCATCAAAcatatctttctttgtctatttctctttccgtttcgTTATGGCCGACTTAGTACTGTTAAtggaattttttcgtttcgtagaaaatatcGAGCACTGTAAATCAAATCtccgttaattatttttctttctctctttttttatttatctattttttatttttcattcctttttcttttttNNNNNNNNNNTTGTTTGATCAAGGGGAAGGAGGacttatttttgaaatatacttGGTaacatgtttttctttctcgcttttttactttttatttctttctttattcgttaGGGGAAAGACGGAACTTATTTTTCATGGTGTACTTATTATGgtgaaattttgttaatcgatttggaaaataatttcgagtTATTGTTTCTACATTGAAATTTCGAACCATCGATTTTTTGATTcaatatatatgcgtgtgtgtgtgtgattgCATTAATTAGTAATCagtaattaaatcgaaagacGGTCGTTagtgattataataaaaactaataattccttattgaatgaaaaaattatttagaaaaattagtttcgtggtttaattaaaaattattatatcgaagatCAGTTGATCATattggaaattaattattaatgattctATCAAATGTTAGTAATATTTGATTACGTCattgtaaaaatgaaacatgaaataaattaataattattactttcatgattgaaatttgaaaatgaacaattgataattatatcggattaaaataatttatcaattatgaTAACGTCAGAGGAATGTGATTACGAAACGATTAactagaattattttattatcagatTAAATTGAAGAttagaaatgaataattaaatgaaatatcaataattatcgtaataatcgataattatattatcgaataaataaacgatcaaGTATTAATAATcgctaattaaataaaatagtcatcaattaattctaaaataacaaaagaaaaagaaaaagtagattaataataaataattaataattaccaatcaaaattagtaattaaatgctaaatataagtaatactCGTGTGATTACCGTCGATGaatgatataaattgaaaaaaagaagaaaaaaagagaaaaacgaaaaaaaaaaaattattacttcacgatttaaataaaaattattattccacTCGTTtacatagataataaataattattaataaaaacaagacaTCGTTGATACATCGTTAAATTTATCATCAAAGTCATTtcaatctatataaattattaataattattaatatattaaatatacaaattaaatatatgatataattaaatacacacatatacatatatatacatatatatatattaaataatataatacaattaatattaatcaaatataaaattattaatataaaatattaataatttacgatgATTCGTATGATTCacgattaaatagaaatatattattttttaattagataacgAATACATgatgaattaataatcgttaattaaataaaaaattagtcaTTAACAgtcattccttctctctctctctctctctctctttttctttctatctttctatttctttttctaaactaCTAATGTTTAACGACAATAGGACGGAAACACGAGAGCGTGCCAGATTTCCAACATCATTCTAACGTCACATAAAACTATTACAAATGAACTTGGtaacacaaacacacacacaaatgtacacacacatatatagatgcaTACAAATCGAATGCATGTGTCTCTTCGTTGCAGTCATTGTCGTTGTTTTAAATTCCGGAACGTTCCCTTTTTCAACCATGTGAAACGTCACCATACCGAGTTAATGGAATGCCAAGCAAACGTTAGCAACAGAAACACGCTAATTCATCTCACGTTAaattagtttcttcttttattttatttttttctctctctctttgttctttttcttttttttttttttttctgtggaaacaatataaaattatagctAAAATTAATTAGCTTCAATTTGAGCTAATTATAGTTTCAATCGGAGAATCGGAATTGAACTTAATTCAACattcttttttgtgttttttttttttttttttttttttttcttttcgtttacaACATTTCCTCCGGACTAAACTTTAATTGATAGCTTGAACTTAATTAATTCAACTTAAATtttgttactttatttttatttttggctttatcttctttttctttttttttctttttttttttattttgtttaaattttgttcaaatttttttttctttttgcaaatgtcgacttcgttaaaaaaataataataataatagtaataataataataatgataataataataataataataataataataataataacaacgaacTCTAaaggattattaattttctcgaattatTAATTGACGTACGTTTGAAAAAGATTAGAGAATTTTGTTCAAtcaccctttcctttttttttttttttttgaaatagaaaaatgataaaaatgatacaaaaatgAATCATAGagagatttaataatttttctaagacAAGCGTTAGAAAAAacattggaaatatttttcgttctttctttctttctttcttttcttttttttttttttttttttgatagatttGAAAAGATAACTTTAATGAtacgagaaatagaaaaatatttaacaaaaaacaaGTAGGAAGATCGAGATAATGACCGGCCGAAATTAGTATAACAAAGTATGGTGATTTATGGTGATTTTCTAACGGTGAAATCAAAGCTCTGgtcctttctctttgtttgcACGTGAATGTGCCGCGTTAGACGGTGTGGGACATTAGATTGTTAGGCTTCTAAGGTCTCCTCGATGCATAGTAATGACGACAAACGGGGGCTAAAAgatctaacaataaaataagagaaaacacTAACGCGTTAGATCATcgatctttatcttcttcttcttcgtctttttctctttttttaatttttaatatttttttttttttcttataatcgcaaaattaattgttactttccatttttatttacttttttttttcttttcttttttacactcgtttttttttttatttatttatttatcacgaaCAATtgctataatatataatataattaaaattagtatttaatgttaataataataatgataataataataataataataataataataataatagtgtttaataataatcaatattaataataataataataatagatgatgatgatggaaataattgataatattgataataattaattatattaatattaaagttatattattatttttattatgtttccgttattattaacttttaacaaacgtgtttataattaaaatagatagGATATTGATACTCCGATTAAAAAATAGGCAAACTCACCTAACTCGATCATATCGTAATCATTATTGATCATATGCAAATAAGTTGATCTATTCGTTATGCAATTCATgtgtgtcttttttttctaattgtcTAATCTATGTACATTTACTTTCTATCTAGAAAACGATAAATGATTTcaactgtgtatatatatatatatatttttttttttcgatcatagATCATTGATCTGATCTATATAATTCATTCAACAAATatgtcctttttatttttcaaaattttcttatcaacAGGCacgtaattttcatttaaaatacaacaaataatttttatcgatcatggATCATCGATCCTCGATCCAATTTACACAATAAATTCGACAgatgtactttttatttttttctacattttctaatcaatgatcattcatatttttcaaattaaaaaactaCGAATTGATctcaatgataaatatttatatagctatatattttgttcataATTATAGATCATCGATCTCTGATTCATACATTACACATTTACACATTTAGAATGAgtcatctttatttttttttttttttttttttttttaatttctaatcaaCACGTATTCACATTTTCCATTTAGTACATGATAAATGATTTCaaggatatatattttttattgtaaatccTAGATCATCGATCTAATCTAGACAGCAGATGGAATAAccgtgttctttcttttttctaaagttTCTAATCAACAATTACTTACACTTTCCATTTAGAAAACGATAAATGGATCGCGACGTTATTATAGATCTGTATATTTTGTTCTCAATTATAGATCATCGATCTCTTATCTACATGTAATACATGCAGTAAATGAATcgtctttgtttttctaaattttctaatcaacAATTATTTACACtttccattatatatatatatacacatttttcgATCATAGATCGTAGATCATTGATCTTTGATCTATACAGTACATTTAACAAAtgtgtcttcttcttttttttttctacattttctaatcaacgatttttcatttataaaacaataaatgatttcaaagagatttataaatgtttatcgaTCATATGTCATCGATCTTTGATCTATACATCGAACAAATctattccctttcttttttctaaattttctaattagcaattatacgttttatttagCAAACGATTAATGATTTCAACAAACTTTTAAAGATCATGGATCATCGATCATAGATCATCGATCTTTGATCTGTACATCGAACAAATATTTCCTCTTTGTCTAATAAACAATTATGCTTCTCATTTATTGAACGATAAATGATgtgaaaactttttatatataatttcgtcGATCATAGATCATCGATCTTTGATCCATATAGTATATccaattatttgttaaattttttaatcaacgatCACACTTTTTGTtgattaaaacgattaataatttcaacgacGTATTAAGCGACATTCGTAGATCATTAATCATCGATCTTCGATCTATACACAGTACATGCAAATTTTCTATCTTGCAAATGCTCATTTGCAACGTGATCGAtttatactttctcttttctttaccgGAAAATATGATGTCGTAATTTCCGTTTAATATAACCTACGTACATCCGGTTAGAACGTAGAGTTACTAAACATAATCGTCGATCATGCcaataaaatcttatttcttGCAAAATCAAAATCgttacgtgtatatgtgtgtgtctctctttgtttaaGAGATCATTGGTTAGAAATAagtacatagaaaaaaaaagaaataaaaaaaaaaagaaataaagaaaaaaaaataaagtccATAGATCGTGGGTGATCTAACGTGGGTAGATCATTGCCCTGAATCTTCTTAAGGCTCGACGATGATCTATAGAGATCTTTacattcttttcattataaatttttattctttttctttttcttgttattattattttttttcttgttgttagATAATTGATtgttaagattattatttaaaaagatacacagatagatagataaatagatagatagatatctaaattaaattgaaacgaTCGAGATGAGATCTTTCGATCATTGAAAGAGTCTTTCTCCGACTTCGAAGAAACGGGGACACAACGTGAAATcctgagaaaataataaaattgctcttttgtattattcttttatattttaaatagaattacgATCTTACGAAAAATTCGCACGAAAAAAATTCGCCgagaataatttatgtaaattcaattaaaaaaaaaaaaaaaaaaaagaaagaaaaagaaaaaaaaggaaaaagaatgaaaaaaaaaatgaatttgttaacgagaagaaatcttttcgttcttttttacttttttctctttctcttcttcttttttttttttttggattatttACGTAAACATTATTAACGTGTGTATTTTAATTGATCAATTTTAATGTAatcgataaatcaaaaattttttttcgaaaatccatttaagtaaaataaaaaaaagatcgataagaattatattttatataataatataataatgaaattttattaatttaaaaattaacttgATGATACTAAATCGTTGCAATTTAAAGAAATCTTTATGATCTATGAATACTTATAGATCATTGttctatatcaatataaaaaaaaaaaaaaaaaaaaacgaaacgtcATCTTCACGTTATGAAaaccgttctttttttatttcttgtataCGGAATTTagttataaaaaacaaacaaaaacgggacaaggaataaaaaacagaataaaataaaaacatacaaaTTGATTTATAGATCATCGTTCAAATCTACGATCTATCTATTCGGGAAagtccaataaaaaaaaaaaataataataataataataataattaaaaaattacgaattaaaaaattcaattaaaaatataaataaataattaaagaaataataatcatcgatcaataaatctctgtgtgtgtatgcgtgcgtgtatgtgtatgcatgcgtgtatctatatatatatatatatatagaaaaaaaataaatataaaaaatatagaatatatatatatataaaatatatatacaaaatatatatataatatatatgaaatatatgaaatatatatatacatatatataaaatataaaatatatattaatatatatatgtatatatatatagatttatagaaaacaaaatggtGGTCTCGCATCGTGAAAGTAATATATCATCAAACATACGTGCGATAATCGAACAATTGAATTTAAATCCGgtcgaaggaagaagattgATAGATCGAACTAAAGAAGATAATACGGTTAGATGTAAAAATTATCAAGGGATCCAATCGAGTGTCCCCAAGATCACAATAGGTGTTTACGGTTGTAAAGAAAGGATCGATTACGAGTTACCTGGTTCAATAAgatctaataattataagatcgatgatcgatctaGATCTAAATTACCGGAAGGGAGACAGAAAATCCCTTTGGTTCCTCAACGAAGTCATTGCAAAAAGAAGGAGGtacattattatcaaaattacttaataattattaaattgaattatcattaatgttatttaataatatataaatttaataatcatgaTAAATCATTACTGAAATTAACTATAactataatacaatttaataattgttaagtTACATGTATTTTCTTaagttaattttaatcgacaaaaataaaatgtttgatTTCAAAACTATTattgacacacacacacacacacacacacacacacacacacacacatttaaaatatatttatatatatatatatataataaaattatacatatacatatatatatatcaattattataaaaaattatcataaaattatttattattaaattacattttttcattaagTTATGTTAacagtgataataataatgattgaaatttttaataattattaagctacatagaaaataattattaaagtatatagaaaaattaaatactacTATTTAGAATGataagatctctctctctctctctctctctctctctctctctctctctctctgtctctcttacgaCGTGAGGaaacttatttcttatttttattttagaacgTGTACCGTAGGCACAGCACCTGCAACCGGTTTCGAACGATCGCGGTTAAGTGACTTGACGGCAACCGTTATACCGttataacacacacatacatatacacccatatatatatatatatatatatatataagaaaaaaaaacacatacaTGTAAGGAACGTATATACGTTGAAATACTCTGTGAGCTAAAGTcgttgtttaaaaataaaaaaataaaaaaattgcaaataattttttataagttaaaaattaatattttgttttagtttatttctcttctttctttctttttttttgtttttttttttaatcgattgatCCGATCAATTGGTTGATTTTTTATCGACgctttcctttcgaaaaaaaaagattgtttctttctttttttttttttttttctataattttcaatcTCGAATCGTAAATGCAATTATGGTAATTTCGAAGTAATTTTAATTGTTGATGAAATTATTCGTGTAAACGAGAGTAAACAGATTCGgtattaaatgttttcttgATTAATCGaacaatttgtttatttactcttttctttctttttttttttttttgtattttatttatatatatttttcgttgcaatttttcttattttttcttttctttatgtgTTTCAGGTCACCAAACCCGCGAAAGAAAATGTCGAGAGGACAGTTTCTACGGTGAAAGAGGATTTACGtaagtattaaatattcatatcgagagattctattaataatttatatcagaAACTGTATAATTTAATGGtcgaagatttttttcaatgatttatatatatatatatatataagaaaaaaaaaaaacagaaaaaaatgttaatatattcttttataatcaagtttcttttttcacacattccatatattttattttctattctactAATAATTAGATTACctattaataatgtttctttttttcttatgtccttcaatttttaataatcacaattttttaatccgattaataatattaatataaaaagaaaagaaaagaaaagaaagagagcaacaaatttaattaaattaatcatataaaattaatacttaCGTGCTCGTTCGAGATCGATTTTGACGTTAATCAACACGAAGagtttataaaacgaaaatgttgattctctttttaaatttacagCTCAATTCGAGAGTGCCAGTTTGAATCACACGGCAGCCCTGCATAGAATTTCGGTTCGACCAAAAAATCGTCGGCCACCAAGACGTGCACCATCGACGATAAACAAGACTACAACTTCAACGATAACAACCATAGTCGAGGATACACTGGACGAATTGGATCAACCAAAGTCtcctaaaaatattatctcgtCTTCACCGATAGAATCCAAAAAGAATATAGCATCGGTGACACGAAAACCATCAGCGAGGATATCAAGAAATTCAGATATGTTCGAAGGCCTAGATTCACCACAAacccaacaacaacaacaaccgcaacagcagcagcagcagcaacaacaacaaccgcAACTTAAATTACCTAGAAAACCTTCAAGCATTGCATCCTTGTCACCTGATAGTCTGGACCCACCTAATACAGTATCAAGGACAAACGTTGAGTCCAGTGACGAACAAGTTGATATCAGATCGGTTACGAGAAGACCATCCAACCGTATATCAAAAGGATCAGACGTATTCGAAGAATTAGAATCTAAGTTACCACGTAGGAGGTTATCGTCAAGTAGATCATCAAAATCACCGGACAGCTTAGAAGCTAGTTCATTTTTGTTCTCCAAATCAACAGAAGGTTTTGAGAATTTAGTAGAATACGAAGAGGTAGCAAAACCTGTATCTAGAAGACTGCTCAATCCAATCTCAAAGTCAACCGATCGTATATCAAAGTCTTCCGATAGTTTAGAAGCTATTGAAGCATTGACCAGTGACGATTCAATAGAACGTAGAAGAAGTAGTTTCGAATTCCGAGCACGTAGATCATCCAAATCGATCTCTAAATCGTCAGAAAGTTTTGAAGTACTCGATCAGAGTCAGCATGGTTCGGATATCGTTCAAGAATTACAAAAGAGAAGTAGTATCTCCGATATGAATCTATCAAGGGGTAGAAGACTTTGTAAGAGTACGTCCAAGTCTACGGAGAGTTTTGAAAGGATTGATAATTGCGAATTTAAAAATCTTgaactttataaaaaagaagaagacgaagaggaagaggaaagagaagatgaaggaaaggttccaagaagaagaacgaacaaAAGAATGTCTTCTGAAAGTTCTGATAATCTTGACGTTGAAGATAGATTAGAGAATAGAAGGGTCAGACGAATACCAAAAAGAGTACCAAGTACAAGCATCGTTGATATTATTCCTATGGATAATAacaaagaggagagaaggtcTATAAGAAAATCTAGGCTTCAGAAATCATCTGAGAGTTCAGAATTAGGTAGTACTGATACTTTGGATTctgaaagaaggaataaatcATCGGAAAGTACTGAAACATTGGATagtttagaaaaagatatcgaacaggataggaaagaagaggagataaCTGATAACGTTGTGGATAGACGTGATAAGAATGTgagttaacaaatttttaattaattttgtttcttgcTTGTTGTCATATTATCTATAGAGAAATAAtgtctatcttcttttttttatttttcattttcttttcttcttttaggaTTCTTGGTCTAGCCGAAGTATGACAACGGATTCAGATCATACATCTATGGCAGATGGTACAGAAGATTCTAAATCATTGATATCGCCTGATAAATTCTATTGGCGTCAATCGTCAGATACCAAGgagaatatagatatacatcaATTATTAGCTATCACTATTGTTACTCGTATGGCTGATAATGGTAACAATCAACGTAGCCCAGTTATTTATCCAAAGAAGAAACAACAGATTACAACTTCCCCCCCAACTTCACCTGTCGCTAAACAAGAAGATAACAAAATGATTTTTGATAATCTTTTAACGAGCAAGAACGACGAGGATCTTCAAAATATGTTGAATGGAAACATATCTGAGGTCTCAACGGATACTAaaagttttaaagaaaaacttatAATGTTTGAGAAACTTGGAAAGTGAATCCTatcgtattcttttctttctttctgttttttgttttgtttttttttttttttttttttttttttgttcaaattataatacatattttcatgCTTCGAGTAAGATTACCggtctaattaattaatcaatcaattaatctGTCGATGGagcatttttctctttgtattttttttttttttttttttttttttttNNNNNNNNNNNNNNNNNNNNNNNNNNNNNNNNNNNNNNNNNNNNNNNNNNNNNNNNNNNNNNNNNNNNNNNNNNNNNNNNNNNNNNNNNNNNNNNNNNNNNNNNNNNNNNNNNNNNNNNNgattatttttttttccttttttatatatatataaaaacaataacaacaacgacgttTTAGCctggataaaatattaattaattaatt from Vespula pensylvanica isolate Volc-1 chromosome 25, ASM1446617v1, whole genome shotgun sequence includes the following:
- the LOC122637318 gene encoding uncharacterized protein LOC122637318, whose translation is MVFWKERKKTFVAILFIENKMVVSHRESNISSNIRAIIEQLNLNPVEGRRLIDRTKEDNTVRCKNYQGIQSSVPKITIGVYGCKERIDYELPGSIRSNNYKIDDRSRSKLPEGRQKIPLVPQRSHCKKKENVYRRHSTCNRFRTIAVK